The genomic region CTACATTTTCGTTTTGGGTATAGATTCCGAGATGTTTATATTTTAATATGTTTGAGTGTGTGTCCATATTTTATTGGTTGTTGTGATTTTTCGATTTATTCTATTTCTTCGATGGTGTATAATTGCGGAATTTCTGCATCCCACCCATAGGTTTCCTTGATGCCTTTTTGCAATGCTTCTGCACTCTCTTTTTCACCGTGTACAATGAAAATACGTTCGGGTTTGTTTTTTATACTGTCCATCCAGTCCATAAGCTCTGCGTGGTCTGCGTGTGCCGAAAGCCCTTCAATTTCTGCAACTTCCATATGAAACGGCACCCATTTTCCGTACACTTTCAATTCCTTATCACCTTCCAATAATTTTCTTCCCCGAGTACCTTCGGCCTGATAACCCACAAAGAGCAAAGTGTTGTTTGAATTTTGTGCTTGGGTTTCGAGATAGTTGAGCATTCTTCCGCCAGTAAGCATTCCGCTTCCTGCAATCACAATTTTTGGTTTGTTATCGGTTCGTAATTCCATAGTTTCCCGATAACTGCTTACGACCGTAAAATGTGAACACATTTCATCACATTCATTCTCATCTAGTCTGTGCCAGTCCCTTGTGCGATGAAACAATTCCAATACACTAGCGCCCATTGGGCTGTCCATTATCATTCGTACTTTTGGGATTTTCTTCTCTTTCAATAATTTCCAAAAAATCACCATCATCAGTTGGGCGCGTTCTACTGAAAAACTTGGAACAAATAGGCTGCCACCTCTATTGATAGTGTCATTGACCAATTTTTCAATCTGCGGAAGTGCTTCTATTTCATCGGGATGAAACCTTCCACCATAAGTGGATTCAATGAAAAGCACATCCGCTTTTTTTGGTTTAAGGGGTGGATAGAGCAATAAATCATTGGTTCTACCAATGTCTCCTGAAAAGACAAAACGTTTTCCGTGCACATCCAACTCAATATAGGTTGCACCAAGAATATGTCCGTTGTATTGGAAGCGAGCCCTAATACCATCAAATAACGGAATCCATTGTGATTGTGGAATTCCTTTAAAGTGTGGGATAGTTTTTTCTACATCCTTTAAATCGTATAATGGTTCTGCGGGACTGTGTTTGGAATAGCCTTCCTTATTGGCACGTTCGGCTTCTTGCTCCTGTATTTTTGCACTATCATTCAAAATGATTTTTGCAATGTCCAAAGTAGGATTCGTACCATAAATGGGACCATTGAAGCCTTGTTTTACCAATCTGGGTAAATAACCTGTATGGTCCATATGACCGTGGGTAAGCAAAACAGCATCAATATCACCTACATTAACAGGTGGGTACTCCCAGTTTTTAAGGCGTAATTCCTTTAACCCTTGGAAGAGGCCACAGTCTATAAGTATCTTTCTATCTCCTGTATCCACCAAATATTTTGAGCCAGTCACGGTGCCTGCCGCCCCCAAAAAGTGGATGTTTAATCTATTATTTTTCATCTTTATATTATTTATTAATGTCCACCACAACAGGAAGGCAGGTTTCCTTTATCCTGGGTCGATCTATATACCTGTACTATTTCATTATATAGATTGCGGGAATCTTGTTTTATAAGAAGCGCCAATTTTTTTATGGATTTTGGCTCGGAGTTTACCATTTCCAATAATATTTCCAATGCTTCTTCAAGTATTTTCGGGTCATCTTCCAAGGCCTGGTAAAATGGCTCTAGATCTAGGTTGTTCTGTTCTTGCAATTCTTCTGTTTTCATCTGTATTGTTTTTTTTGTTATTAGTTGTCATTCCCGCTCGGGCAGGAAATCTTGTTATTTTAATGGGTTCTACATAGCTCCTTTGAATCTTCAAGGATTTTTTTTCGTCTTGGATTACTGATACCGATTTGTCCCAAAAAGCCTGGATTTTCGACCAGCTCTTTACAGAGCACGATTCCTTTATTCAGTAATTGGACCTTCTCTGCTTTGGTTAGGCTCGTAAGGGCAGTTAATGGATGTAGGCCTGCTTTATCTATTCTATCTTTAAGTCCATTTCCCTGAGGATAATCCCAACTTGTCAATAACAGCCCAACACAAGTACCATATTGAATGGCATCTGTCGTAAAACGGGTATTGGTATAAACCTCTCCTTGATGTAATTTGCTTTCGTGCCCTTTGTGATGTTCCCATTGTCTTTCCACGTCCAAAAACCGTGAATGGATATATAAAGGAATCTTTACGTTGCAAAACCTGCCTTGGTCACTGTGGTATTTACATTCAATCATATAATGTTTATTGTCTTTCTGTGCAATCACATCTACTTCATGTTGTACGCAATTTCCCTGGACAATAACCCCAACCTCTGTCTTGTAGCCTTCAAATTTAAATAGCTTACCTACAAATTTTTCAAACGGAAATCCTGAAGGCCCCAATTCCATCAGGGCTTTTTTAAGCTTATATTTTGATGCGCTTACCCGTGACCTGCTTTTAAGCATTTTAAAAGCCAATTGATAGATTTTTTTGGTGGTCATCCCTTCTTCAATGAGCCCTTGTACCTCACGGGCTATCTCCTGAACATGATTTTCATCTGCTTTTGAGCGCCGTAGGGAGTTGATGAGCTTATTTATATCAAAAACCTGATACTCACCTGAATATTTTTTTATCAGAACTGATTTATTCATAACTATAATTTAATGGTCATCACCGGCAATTCGGAATGATTGGTTACACCCTCAGCGATACTTTTGGAGAAAAGACTTAAAAATCCTGTACTCCCGTGAGTACACATAGCGATCAAATCAGCATTTTTATACTTTAAAAAATTATTTATCCCTGTTTCAACAGCAGGTTCGTTATATACATTCATTGAATACTTCTCCAATTCCGGAAAATTTTCTAGGAACTTCTTAATGGGTTTCAAACCCCTATCAATACTATTAAAATCAGTTTGTGTGTTGACTCTCAATAAATGGATATGTGCACCGCATTTTGTAGCAAGCGAAATAACCATTTTAAAGGCTTCGCTCACATCTTCCAGAAAATCTGAAACAAAAACGATATCTTTAAAAGGAAAGGATATTTCTTTGTTCTTGACCACGATTACAGGTACATCGGCTTTTCTTACGATTTTTTCTACATTGCTTCCCAGTAGTTCCCGAACTCCACCATGGGTGCCGCTACTTCCTGTAACAATAAAATCGTGATGAAAATGTCCTGAATGTTGTAGGATATTTGCTTGTCCGCCATCAAATTCAAGAAAAGTCCTACATTCCAGTCCTTCGCGTTCCGCTTTTAACTCCAAAGCCCTCAAATCAGCCCTTGCGCTTCCTATTTCTTTTACTGTTTCTGGATATCTCTTTTCTTTTTCCTTACCCAGGTCAACCCAGTTTACCGGGGTGTTTATTAAATGAAAAAAATGAATTTCGGAATTGTAAAGCTTTGCCATTTCAATGCCGAGTTCTTCTGCTTTCTTGCAATTTTTTGAAAAGTCTGTTGGTACGAGTATGTTTTTCATAATTTATTGATTTTGAAATGTTTTCGTTATAATTACATAATTTGACTATTGAATTTTTTTGTTATAATTAAGCGATGGTTATACTATCTTCCAGATATACCTGTTGCACGGAATGCAATAACTCAATCCCCTTATTGAAAGGTTTTTGAAATGCCTTTCTTCCCATTATCAGCCCTGAACCTCCGGCTCTTTTATTGATGACGGCAGTTGTTATTGCCTCAACTAAATCAGATTCACCTTTAGACCCACCTCCTGAATTAATCAGTCCTATTTTTCCCATATAGCAATTTGCCACCTGTAGCCTGCAAAGGTCTATGGGGTGTTCTGTGGCAAGGGTCTCATACATCGCATCATCACATTTGCCAAATCCTATATTTTTAAAGCCGAAATTGTTTACAGGTAATTTTTGCTTGATGATGTCAGCCTGGGTGGTGACACCCAAATGATTTGCCTGTCCTGTTAAATCGGCAGCCGAGTGGTAATCTTCTTTCTCTGTTTTAAAAGCTTCGTTGCGCAGATAGCACCATAAAATAGTAGCCATTCCCAGATTGTGGGCTTCTTCAAAAGCTTCGGCTATTTCTTTAAGCTGCCTGTTGCTTTCTTCGGAACCAAAATAGATGGTAGCCCCCACAGCAACGGCTCCCATATCCCAGGCATTTTTTACTTTTCCAAATAAGGTTTGGTCATACTTATTGGGATAGGTAAGCAATTCGTTATGGTTAATTTTTACGATAAAGGGGATTTTATGGGCATATTTTCGAGCATTCAAACCCAATACACCAAATGTGGAGGCCACACCATTGCAACCGGCTTCCATAGCAAGTTTTATGATGTTTTCAGGGTCAAAATAATCCGGATTTTTATAGAATGAGAAGGCTGCGCTATGCTCAATACCCTGGTCTACCGGAAGAATGCTCAAGTAGCCTGTCCCGCCCAGATTGCCGTGGTTATATAATTGGGAAAGGCTACGCAACACCTGCGGACTGCGATTACTCTTCACAAATACCTTGAGAAAGTTCCTGCCAGGTAACTGCAATTCATCTTTTGTGATCTTTTCGCTAACGTGATCAAGATAGAAGGATGCTTTTTCCCCTAAAAGCTCTGTAATATTTTCGTTTTTTTTCATCTTAATAGTGTTTAATGAATGCCTAAACTTTCATTGGTTTTGGAAATTGATGTTGCACCATCTGTTTCAATTCCGGTAAGTGCCCTAATAGCATCAATAGTTTCGGGAATTACAATAGCCTGGTTATCGACTACGTAAGCGTAAAAAAGTTCGTCCCCCTGTACTTTCAGCATATCTTCCCAAAGGGCAACTTCATACATATCGCCCCAGGGCCTTCCCATATCCAGGAACATTTCCTTAATGGTATTGTTAGAAACCAGGCCTTGGTCATATTGAATTAGTTTAATACGACTTGAAGTTTTGAAAGCATTTAGCACTTCTTCCTTTGTCGCCTGCTTTTTCAATTTCACATTCCAGTAGTGCATATGGCTCAATGTTTCGGGTACTTTTACCGCTGCGGTGATGACATCCAATTCTGGGTCAACACTTTTAGCATCTGGACCTTGATGGCTTGGGATATCTTTTTCGGGAACCATCGTATTCATAATACCACCTAAATGGCTTTCCCAAGGATCTGTTGCCCTTCTTAAAAGCGTGCCCCTGGCATAGTCCAATAAATCGGCCCTTTTTAACGCGGTCAACGTACGAAGAATGGAGGTGGTGTTGCAGGAAACTACTCTTGTCGCATTCAAGTTTAAAGCCGATTTGTAATTATTTTCAGCACTAAAGGAATGACCTGTAGTTTCG from Christiangramia sp. OXR-203 harbors:
- a CDS encoding type II glyceraldehyde-3-phosphate dehydrogenase produces the protein MKNVAVIGYGVIGKRVADAINLQNDMKLSGVCDIISDWRIQNAVRKEYDIYAATQEAEGKMKSEGISVKGNLQELLKKSDLVVDCTPKKIAAQNVVIYKEQNIKFIVQGGEKHETTGHSFSAENNYKSALNLNATRVVSCNTTSILRTLTALKRADLLDYARGTLLRRATDPWESHLGGIMNTMVPEKDIPSHQGPDAKSVDPELDVITAAVKVPETLSHMHYWNVKLKKQATKEEVLNAFKTSSRIKLIQYDQGLVSNNTIKEMFLDMGRPWGDMYEVALWEDMLKVQGDELFYAYVVDNQAIVIPETIDAIRALTGIETDGATSISKTNESLGIH
- a CDS encoding restriction endonuclease translates to MNKSVLIKKYSGEYQVFDINKLINSLRRSKADENHVQEIAREVQGLIEEGMTTKKIYQLAFKMLKSRSRVSASKYKLKKALMELGPSGFPFEKFVGKLFKFEGYKTEVGVIVQGNCVQHEVDVIAQKDNKHYMIECKYHSDQGRFCNVKIPLYIHSRFLDVERQWEHHKGHESKLHQGEVYTNTRFTTDAIQYGTCVGLLLTSWDYPQGNGLKDRIDKAGLHPLTALTSLTKAEKVQLLNKGIVLCKELVENPGFLGQIGISNPRRKKILEDSKELCRTH
- a CDS encoding class I fructose-bisphosphate aldolase — its product is MKKNENITELLGEKASFYLDHVSEKITKDELQLPGRNFLKVFVKSNRSPQVLRSLSQLYNHGNLGGTGYLSILPVDQGIEHSAAFSFYKNPDYFDPENIIKLAMEAGCNGVASTFGVLGLNARKYAHKIPFIVKINHNELLTYPNKYDQTLFGKVKNAWDMGAVAVGATIYFGSEESNRQLKEIAEAFEEAHNLGMATILWCYLRNEAFKTEKEDYHSAADLTGQANHLGVTTQADIIKQKLPVNNFGFKNIGFGKCDDAMYETLATEHPIDLCRLQVANCYMGKIGLINSGGGSKGESDLVEAITTAVINKRAGGSGLIMGRKAFQKPFNKGIELLHSVQQVYLEDSITIA
- a CDS encoding MBL fold metallo-hydrolase, yielding MKNNRLNIHFLGAAGTVTGSKYLVDTGDRKILIDCGLFQGLKELRLKNWEYPPVNVGDIDAVLLTHGHMDHTGYLPRLVKQGFNGPIYGTNPTLDIAKIILNDSAKIQEQEAERANKEGYSKHSPAEPLYDLKDVEKTIPHFKGIPQSQWIPLFDGIRARFQYNGHILGATYIELDVHGKRFVFSGDIGRTNDLLLYPPLKPKKADVLFIESTYGGRFHPDEIEALPQIEKLVNDTINRGGSLFVPSFSVERAQLMMVIFWKLLKEKKIPKVRMIMDSPMGASVLELFHRTRDWHRLDENECDEMCSHFTVVSSYRETMELRTDNKPKIVIAGSGMLTGGRMLNYLETQAQNSNNTLLFVGYQAEGTRGRKLLEGDKELKVYGKWVPFHMEVAEIEGLSAHADHAELMDWMDSIKNKPERIFIVHGEKESAEALQKGIKETYGWDAEIPQLYTIEEIE
- a CDS encoding universal stress protein → MKNILVPTDFSKNCKKAEELGIEMAKLYNSEIHFFHLINTPVNWVDLGKEKEKRYPETVKEIGSARADLRALELKAEREGLECRTFLEFDGGQANILQHSGHFHHDFIVTGSSGTHGGVRELLGSNVEKIVRKADVPVIVVKNKEISFPFKDIVFVSDFLEDVSEAFKMVISLATKCGAHIHLLRVNTQTDFNSIDRGLKPIKKFLENFPELEKYSMNVYNEPAVETGINNFLKYKNADLIAMCTHGSTGFLSLFSKSIAEGVTNHSELPVMTIKL